In Ostrea edulis chromosome 4, xbOstEdul1.1, whole genome shotgun sequence, a single window of DNA contains:
- the LOC125669290 gene encoding uncharacterized protein LOC125669290 isoform X4 translates to MDMTIEILLAISLSLCLFGLVQGHGRLIDPPSRSSMWRYGYRNPPNYNDNQLYCGGVQIQYEVNGGRCGVCGDPFQGPLDNEPGGKYANGIIVYSTTVGAIMPVTVELTAPHKGYMEFRLCPNDDPRKKITQKCLDDFLLTIIESKSTRYPVTIAGKYKFKLQLPESVRCRNCVLQWRYNTGNSWGVDPKTNRGCIGCGNQEQFYGCSDIAIGYTDLEPGFSLITNQMSKGDPIYQPGVPTPPLVPTELMTWGPGSPESGEVDPVVVPGSSESSSNVAYKVYKNFLDFQSQFPNKYARPCVCHSCVGKTCVCECFEGDFSASSTNHLQSYLMLTVFVMSFLLQRVLY, encoded by the exons ATGGACATGACTATAGAAATCCTCCTGGCAATCTCTCTGAGCCTCTGTTTGTTTGGCCTGGTACAGGGACATGGTCGTCTGATTGATCCCCCTAGCAGGTCCAGTATGTGGCGCTATGGATATAGAAATCCCCCCAACTACAATGATAATCAACTGTACTGTGGAGGAGTACAG ATTCAATATGAAGTGAATGGTGGAAGATGTGGGGTGTGTGGGGACCCATTTCAAGGACCTCTGGACAACGAACCAGGAGGAAAATACGCAAATGGAATCATTGTTTATTCCACAACTGTTGGTGCTATCATGCCTGTTACAGTGGAACTCACGGCTCCTCACAAAGGCTACATGGAATTCAGACTCTGTCCAAATGATGATCCCAGGAAAAAAATTACACAAAAGTGTTTGGATGATTTCTTGTTAACCATCATTGAGTCCAAAAGCACAAGGTACCCAGTGACAATAGCTGGGAAGTACAAGTTTAAACTGCAACTTCCTGAAAGTGTCAGGTGTCGTAACTGTGTTCTACAGTGGAGATATAACACGGGGAATAGCTGGGGAGTGGATCCAAAAACTAACAGAGGGTGTATAGGCTGTGGTAATCAAGAACAGTTCTATGGATGTTCTGATATTGCTATAGGCTATACTGATTTAGAACCCGGATTCTCTCTGATAACTAACCAGATGAGTAAAGGAGACCCCATCTATCAGCCTGGTGTGCCCACCCCACCACTGGTTCCCACTGAACTGATGACATGGGGACCAGGTTCTCCAGAAAGTGGAGAGGTGGATCCAGTTGTTGTACCTGGCTCTAGTGAGTCCAGCTCTAACGTGGCATACAAAGTGTACAAGAATTTCTTAGACTTTCAAAGCCAGTTTCCAAACAAGTACGCCAGACCATGTGTCTGCCATTCTTGTGTTGGCAAAACTTGTGTGTGTGAATGTTTTGAAGGTGACTTTTCTGCTTCATCTACAAACCATCTCCAAAGTTATCTAATGTTAACTGTGTTTGTTATGTCATTTCTATTACAAAGAGTGCTGTATTAA
- the LOC125669290 gene encoding uncharacterized protein LOC125669290 isoform X2, which yields MTPTSLIKGSMDMTIEILLAISLSLCLFGLVQGHGRLIDPPSRSSMWRYGYRNPPNYNDNQLYCGGVQIQYEVNGGRCGVCGDPFQGPLDNEPGGKYANGIIVYSTTVGAIMPVTVELTAPHKGYMEFRLCPNDDPRKKITQKCLDDFLLTIIESKSTRYPVTIAGKYKFKLQLPESVRCRNCVLQWRYNTGNSWGVDPKTNRGCIGCGNQEQFYGCSDIAIGYTDLEPGFSLITNQMSKGDPIYQPGVPTPPLVPTELMTWGPGSPESGEVDPVVVPGSSESSSNVAYKVYKNFLDFQSQFPNKYARPCVCHSCVGKTCVCECFEGDFSASSTNHLQSYLMLTVFVMSFLLQRVLY from the exons ATGACACCCACCAGTTTG ATTAAAGGCAGTATGGACATGACTATAGAAATCCTCCTGGCAATCTCTCTGAGCCTCTGTTTGTTTGGCCTGGTACAGGGACATGGTCGTCTGATTGATCCCCCTAGCAGGTCCAGTATGTGGCGCTATGGATATAGAAATCCCCCCAACTACAATGATAATCAACTGTACTGTGGAGGAGTACAG ATTCAATATGAAGTGAATGGTGGAAGATGTGGGGTGTGTGGGGACCCATTTCAAGGACCTCTGGACAACGAACCAGGAGGAAAATACGCAAATGGAATCATTGTTTATTCCACAACTGTTGGTGCTATCATGCCTGTTACAGTGGAACTCACGGCTCCTCACAAAGGCTACATGGAATTCAGACTCTGTCCAAATGATGATCCCAGGAAAAAAATTACACAAAAGTGTTTGGATGATTTCTTGTTAACCATCATTGAGTCCAAAAGCACAAGGTACCCAGTGACAATAGCTGGGAAGTACAAGTTTAAACTGCAACTTCCTGAAAGTGTCAGGTGTCGTAACTGTGTTCTACAGTGGAGATATAACACGGGGAATAGCTGGGGAGTGGATCCAAAAACTAACAGAGGGTGTATAGGCTGTGGTAATCAAGAACAGTTCTATGGATGTTCTGATATTGCTATAGGCTATACTGATTTAGAACCCGGATTCTCTCTGATAACTAACCAGATGAGTAAAGGAGACCCCATCTATCAGCCTGGTGTGCCCACCCCACCACTGGTTCCCACTGAACTGATGACATGGGGACCAGGTTCTCCAGAAAGTGGAGAGGTGGATCCAGTTGTTGTACCTGGCTCTAGTGAGTCCAGCTCTAACGTGGCATACAAAGTGTACAAGAATTTCTTAGACTTTCAAAGCCAGTTTCCAAACAAGTACGCCAGACCATGTGTCTGCCATTCTTGTGTTGGCAAAACTTGTGTGTGTGAATGTTTTGAAGGTGACTTTTCTGCTTCATCTACAAACCATCTCCAAAGTTATCTAATGTTAACTGTGTTTGTTATGTCATTTCTATTACAAAGAGTGCTGTATTAA
- the LOC125669290 gene encoding uncharacterized protein LOC125669290 isoform X1, with the protein MQYELKITTHDTQRLQIKGSMDMTIEILLAISLSLCLFGLVQGHGRLIDPPSRSSMWRYGYRNPPNYNDNQLYCGGVQIQYEVNGGRCGVCGDPFQGPLDNEPGGKYANGIIVYSTTVGAIMPVTVELTAPHKGYMEFRLCPNDDPRKKITQKCLDDFLLTIIESKSTRYPVTIAGKYKFKLQLPESVRCRNCVLQWRYNTGNSWGVDPKTNRGCIGCGNQEQFYGCSDIAIGYTDLEPGFSLITNQMSKGDPIYQPGVPTPPLVPTELMTWGPGSPESGEVDPVVVPGSSESSSNVAYKVYKNFLDFQSQFPNKYARPCVCHSCVGKTCVCECFEGDFSASSTNHLQSYLMLTVFVMSFLLQRVLY; encoded by the exons ATGCAATATGAGTTGAAGATTACAACACACGATACACAGCGGTTACAG ATTAAAGGCAGTATGGACATGACTATAGAAATCCTCCTGGCAATCTCTCTGAGCCTCTGTTTGTTTGGCCTGGTACAGGGACATGGTCGTCTGATTGATCCCCCTAGCAGGTCCAGTATGTGGCGCTATGGATATAGAAATCCCCCCAACTACAATGATAATCAACTGTACTGTGGAGGAGTACAG ATTCAATATGAAGTGAATGGTGGAAGATGTGGGGTGTGTGGGGACCCATTTCAAGGACCTCTGGACAACGAACCAGGAGGAAAATACGCAAATGGAATCATTGTTTATTCCACAACTGTTGGTGCTATCATGCCTGTTACAGTGGAACTCACGGCTCCTCACAAAGGCTACATGGAATTCAGACTCTGTCCAAATGATGATCCCAGGAAAAAAATTACACAAAAGTGTTTGGATGATTTCTTGTTAACCATCATTGAGTCCAAAAGCACAAGGTACCCAGTGACAATAGCTGGGAAGTACAAGTTTAAACTGCAACTTCCTGAAAGTGTCAGGTGTCGTAACTGTGTTCTACAGTGGAGATATAACACGGGGAATAGCTGGGGAGTGGATCCAAAAACTAACAGAGGGTGTATAGGCTGTGGTAATCAAGAACAGTTCTATGGATGTTCTGATATTGCTATAGGCTATACTGATTTAGAACCCGGATTCTCTCTGATAACTAACCAGATGAGTAAAGGAGACCCCATCTATCAGCCTGGTGTGCCCACCCCACCACTGGTTCCCACTGAACTGATGACATGGGGACCAGGTTCTCCAGAAAGTGGAGAGGTGGATCCAGTTGTTGTACCTGGCTCTAGTGAGTCCAGCTCTAACGTGGCATACAAAGTGTACAAGAATTTCTTAGACTTTCAAAGCCAGTTTCCAAACAAGTACGCCAGACCATGTGTCTGCCATTCTTGTGTTGGCAAAACTTGTGTGTGTGAATGTTTTGAAGGTGACTTTTCTGCTTCATCTACAAACCATCTCCAAAGTTATCTAATGTTAACTGTGTTTGTTATGTCATTTCTATTACAAAGAGTGCTGTATTAA
- the LOC125669290 gene encoding uncharacterized protein LOC125669290 isoform X3 encodes MIKGSMDMTIEILLAISLSLCLFGLVQGHGRLIDPPSRSSMWRYGYRNPPNYNDNQLYCGGVQIQYEVNGGRCGVCGDPFQGPLDNEPGGKYANGIIVYSTTVGAIMPVTVELTAPHKGYMEFRLCPNDDPRKKITQKCLDDFLLTIIESKSTRYPVTIAGKYKFKLQLPESVRCRNCVLQWRYNTGNSWGVDPKTNRGCIGCGNQEQFYGCSDIAIGYTDLEPGFSLITNQMSKGDPIYQPGVPTPPLVPTELMTWGPGSPESGEVDPVVVPGSSESSSNVAYKVYKNFLDFQSQFPNKYARPCVCHSCVGKTCVCECFEGDFSASSTNHLQSYLMLTVFVMSFLLQRVLY; translated from the exons ATG ATTAAAGGCAGTATGGACATGACTATAGAAATCCTCCTGGCAATCTCTCTGAGCCTCTGTTTGTTTGGCCTGGTACAGGGACATGGTCGTCTGATTGATCCCCCTAGCAGGTCCAGTATGTGGCGCTATGGATATAGAAATCCCCCCAACTACAATGATAATCAACTGTACTGTGGAGGAGTACAG ATTCAATATGAAGTGAATGGTGGAAGATGTGGGGTGTGTGGGGACCCATTTCAAGGACCTCTGGACAACGAACCAGGAGGAAAATACGCAAATGGAATCATTGTTTATTCCACAACTGTTGGTGCTATCATGCCTGTTACAGTGGAACTCACGGCTCCTCACAAAGGCTACATGGAATTCAGACTCTGTCCAAATGATGATCCCAGGAAAAAAATTACACAAAAGTGTTTGGATGATTTCTTGTTAACCATCATTGAGTCCAAAAGCACAAGGTACCCAGTGACAATAGCTGGGAAGTACAAGTTTAAACTGCAACTTCCTGAAAGTGTCAGGTGTCGTAACTGTGTTCTACAGTGGAGATATAACACGGGGAATAGCTGGGGAGTGGATCCAAAAACTAACAGAGGGTGTATAGGCTGTGGTAATCAAGAACAGTTCTATGGATGTTCTGATATTGCTATAGGCTATACTGATTTAGAACCCGGATTCTCTCTGATAACTAACCAGATGAGTAAAGGAGACCCCATCTATCAGCCTGGTGTGCCCACCCCACCACTGGTTCCCACTGAACTGATGACATGGGGACCAGGTTCTCCAGAAAGTGGAGAGGTGGATCCAGTTGTTGTACCTGGCTCTAGTGAGTCCAGCTCTAACGTGGCATACAAAGTGTACAAGAATTTCTTAGACTTTCAAAGCCAGTTTCCAAACAAGTACGCCAGACCATGTGTCTGCCATTCTTGTGTTGGCAAAACTTGTGTGTGTGAATGTTTTGAAGGTGACTTTTCTGCTTCATCTACAAACCATCTCCAAAGTTATCTAATGTTAACTGTGTTTGTTATGTCATTTCTATTACAAAGAGTGCTGTATTAA